Proteins encoded in a region of the Cupriavidus pauculus genome:
- a CDS encoding GNAT family acetyltransferase codes for MQLRSYTPADEAAVIALWHACGLTRPWNDPKRDIARKLTEQPELFLVGEDDGRVVATAMIGYDGHRGWVYYVAVEPALQGRGYGRMLMARAEALLLERGCPKINLLVRKGNDAVMAFYEKLGYGADAAVSLGKRLIPDN; via the coding sequence ATGCAACTTCGCTCCTACACCCCGGCCGACGAAGCGGCCGTGATTGCCCTCTGGCACGCCTGCGGCCTCACGCGGCCATGGAACGATCCGAAGCGCGATATCGCGCGCAAGCTCACCGAGCAGCCCGAGCTGTTTCTCGTCGGCGAGGACGACGGCCGCGTCGTGGCCACCGCGATGATCGGATACGACGGTCATCGCGGCTGGGTGTACTACGTGGCGGTGGAACCCGCATTGCAGGGACGCGGGTACGGGCGCATGCTGATGGCGCGCGCCGAGGCGCTGCTGCTGGAACGCGGCTGCCCCAAGATCAACCTGCTCGTGCGCAAGGGCAACGACGCCGTCATGGCGTTCTACGAGAAGCTCGGCTACGGCGCCGATGCCGCCGTGAGTCTCGGCAAGCGCCTGATTCCGGACAACTGA
- a CDS encoding indolepyruvate ferredoxin oxidoreductase family protein: MNAPLTAPVSDAIRRALDNVSLDDKYTLERGRIYISGTQALVRLPMLQRERDRAAGLNTAGFISGYRGSPLGALDQSLWKAKKHLAAHEVVFQPGLNEDLAATAVWGSQQVNMYPDAKFDGVFGMWYGKGPGVDRTGDVFKHANSAGSSRHGGVLVLAGDDHSAKSSTLAHQSEHIFKACGLPVLFPSNVQEYLDYGLHGWAMSRYSGLWVAMKCVTDVVESSASVELDPHRVRIVLPEDFILPPGGLNIRWPDPPLEQEARLLDYKWYAALSYVRANKIDRIEIDSPHARFGIMTGGKAYLDTRQALCDLGLDNETCSQLGIRLYKVGCVWPLEAHGARAFAEGLQEILVVEEKRQIMEYALKEELYNWRDDVRPKVYGKFDEKDNAGGEWSIPQNNWLLPAHYELSPAIIAKAIATRLEKFELPADVRARIASRLAIIEAKERALATPRVTAERKPWFCSGCPHNTSTNVPEGSRALAGIGCHYMTVWMDRNTSTFSQMGGEGVAWIGQAPFAGDKHVFANLGDGTYFHSGLLAIRASIAAGVNITYKILYNDAVAMTGGQPVDGQLSVQDIAFQVHAEGAKRIVIVTDQPEKYNSAIRLPEGVTVHGREQLDAMQRELREVPGCTILIYDQTCATEKRRRRKRGTYPDPARRAFINDAVCEGCGDCSVKSNCLSVEPLETELGTKRQINQSSCNKDFSCLNGFCPSFVTAEGAQVRKPEAHGISMSSLPALPLPVLPTLNRAYGVLVTGVGGTGVVTIGGLLGMAAHLENKGVTVLDMAGLAQKGGAVLSHVQIAARPDDLHATRIAMGEADLVIGCDAIVSATDEVISKTQAGRTRAVVNTAQTPTAEFIRNPKWQFPGLSAEQDLRNAVGESCDFINASALAVALIGDAIYTNPLVLGYAWQKGWIPLTLEALERAIELNGVSVEKNKAAFDWGRHMAHDPEHVLSLTGKLGNVAEGGDVVKLPTSSGALLEKLIASRVDLLTKYQNAAYAEQYREVVQRVRAAESALVGGGKPLPVTEGVARNLAKLMAYKDEYEVARLYTDPVFLDKLRAQFEGEPGRDYQLNFWLAPPLMARRDEKGHLVKRRFGPSTMTLFRILAKLKGLRGGVLDIFGRTEERRTERALIGEYRSLVEELAGGLSQANHDTAVALANLPDDIRGFGHVKENNLAAARARWAKLLEQFRHPETGQRAA; the protein is encoded by the coding sequence ATGAACGCACCCCTGACCGCCCCGGTCAGCGACGCCATCCGTCGCGCGCTCGACAATGTTTCCCTGGACGACAAGTACACGCTGGAACGCGGCCGTATCTACATCAGCGGCACGCAGGCCCTGGTACGCCTGCCCATGCTCCAGCGCGAACGCGATCGCGCCGCCGGGTTGAATACCGCGGGCTTTATCTCCGGCTACCGCGGCTCCCCGCTCGGCGCGCTCGACCAGTCGCTCTGGAAAGCCAAGAAGCATCTGGCCGCGCACGAGGTGGTCTTCCAGCCTGGACTCAACGAGGACCTTGCCGCCACGGCGGTCTGGGGCTCGCAACAGGTCAACATGTACCCGGACGCGAAGTTCGATGGCGTGTTCGGCATGTGGTACGGCAAGGGACCGGGCGTCGATCGGACCGGCGACGTGTTCAAGCATGCGAACTCGGCGGGCTCCTCGCGCCATGGCGGTGTGCTGGTCCTTGCCGGCGACGATCACTCGGCCAAATCCTCCACGCTCGCGCACCAGTCCGAGCATATCTTCAAGGCCTGCGGGCTGCCCGTGCTGTTTCCGTCCAACGTGCAGGAATACCTGGACTACGGCCTGCACGGCTGGGCAATGAGCCGCTACTCCGGACTATGGGTCGCGATGAAATGCGTGACCGACGTGGTGGAGTCGTCGGCGTCGGTGGAGCTGGATCCGCACCGCGTGCGCATCGTGCTGCCCGAGGATTTCATCCTGCCGCCGGGCGGGCTCAATATCCGCTGGCCCGATCCGCCGCTGGAGCAGGAAGCGCGGCTGCTCGACTACAAGTGGTACGCGGCGCTCTCGTACGTGCGTGCCAACAAGATCGACCGTATCGAGATCGATTCGCCGCACGCGCGCTTCGGCATCATGACCGGTGGCAAGGCATACCTCGATACGCGCCAGGCCCTGTGCGACCTCGGGCTCGATAACGAGACCTGCTCGCAGCTTGGCATCCGCCTGTACAAGGTCGGCTGCGTCTGGCCGCTGGAAGCGCACGGCGCGCGCGCGTTCGCCGAAGGGCTGCAGGAAATCCTCGTGGTCGAGGAAAAGCGCCAGATCATGGAGTACGCGCTCAAGGAAGAGCTGTACAACTGGCGCGACGACGTGCGGCCCAAGGTCTACGGCAAGTTCGACGAGAAGGACAATGCGGGCGGCGAATGGTCGATTCCGCAGAACAACTGGCTGCTGCCGGCCCACTACGAGCTGTCGCCGGCGATCATCGCGAAGGCGATTGCGACGCGGCTCGAGAAGTTCGAGCTGCCCGCCGACGTGCGCGCGCGCATCGCCTCGCGGCTGGCAATCATCGAAGCCAAGGAGCGCGCGCTCGCCACGCCGCGCGTGACGGCCGAGCGCAAGCCCTGGTTCTGCTCGGGCTGCCCGCACAACACGTCCACGAACGTACCCGAGGGGTCGCGCGCGCTGGCCGGCATCGGCTGCCACTACATGACGGTCTGGATGGACCGCAATACGAGCACGTTCAGCCAGATGGGCGGCGAGGGCGTGGCGTGGATCGGGCAGGCGCCGTTCGCGGGCGACAAGCATGTGTTTGCCAACCTCGGCGACGGCACGTACTTCCATTCGGGACTGCTCGCGATTCGCGCGTCGATTGCCGCGGGTGTGAACATCACATACAAGATCCTCTACAACGACGCGGTGGCCATGACCGGCGGCCAGCCCGTCGATGGCCAGCTGTCGGTGCAGGACATCGCGTTCCAGGTGCATGCCGAGGGCGCGAAGCGCATCGTCATCGTCACGGACCAGCCCGAGAAGTACAACAGCGCCATCCGGCTGCCGGAAGGCGTGACGGTCCATGGCCGCGAGCAGCTCGATGCCATGCAGCGCGAGCTGCGCGAGGTGCCCGGCTGCACGATCCTGATCTACGACCAGACCTGCGCGACCGAGAAGCGCCGCCGCCGCAAGCGCGGCACGTATCCCGATCCGGCACGGCGCGCGTTTATCAACGACGCGGTGTGCGAGGGCTGTGGCGATTGCTCGGTGAAGTCGAACTGCCTGTCGGTGGAGCCGCTCGAGACCGAGCTGGGCACCAAGCGCCAGATCAACCAGTCGTCGTGCAACAAGGACTTCTCGTGTCTCAACGGCTTCTGCCCGAGCTTTGTCACGGCGGAAGGCGCGCAGGTGCGCAAGCCCGAGGCGCATGGCATCTCGATGTCGAGCCTGCCCGCGCTGCCGCTGCCCGTGCTGCCAACGCTGAACCGCGCGTATGGCGTGCTGGTGACGGGCGTGGGGGGCACCGGCGTGGTGACGATCGGCGGGTTGCTCGGCATGGCCGCGCACCTCGAGAACAAGGGCGTGACGGTACTGGACATGGCAGGCCTCGCGCAGAAGGGTGGCGCGGTGCTCTCGCACGTGCAGATTGCCGCGCGACCCGATGACCTGCATGCGACGCGGATCGCGATGGGCGAGGCCGATCTCGTGATCGGCTGCGATGCGATCGTCTCGGCAACCGACGAGGTCATCTCGAAGACGCAGGCGGGCCGGACGCGCGCGGTGGTCAATACCGCGCAAACCCCGACGGCGGAGTTCATCCGCAATCCGAAGTGGCAATTCCCGGGCCTGTCGGCCGAGCAGGATCTGCGCAACGCGGTGGGCGAGTCGTGCGACTTCATCAACGCGAGCGCGCTGGCCGTGGCACTGATCGGCGATGCCATCTACACGAACCCGCTCGTGCTCGGCTATGCCTGGCAGAAGGGCTGGATTCCGCTGACGCTGGAAGCGCTCGAACGCGCGATCGAACTCAACGGCGTGTCCGTCGAGAAGAACAAGGCCGCGTTCGACTGGGGCCGCCATATGGCGCACGACCCCGAGCATGTGCTGTCGCTGACGGGCAAGCTCGGCAACGTGGCCGAGGGTGGCGACGTGGTGAAGCTGCCGACGTCGTCGGGCGCGCTGCTGGAGAAGCTGATTGCCAGCCGTGTGGATCTGCTGACGAAGTACCAGAACGCCGCGTATGCCGAGCAGTACCGCGAGGTGGTGCAGCGGGTCCGCGCCGCGGAGTCGGCTTTGGTGGGGGGTGGCAAGCCGCTGCCGGTGACCGAGGGTGTGGCGCGCAATCTGGCCAAGCTCATGGCGTACAAGGACGAGTACGAGGTGGCGCGGCTCTATACGGACCCCGTGTTCCTCGACAAGCTGCGCGCGCAGTTCGAAGGCGAGCCGGGGCGCGACTACCAGCTCAACTTCTGGCTTGCGCCGCCGCTGATGGCCCGGCGCGACGAGAAGGGACATCTGGTCAAGCGCCGCTTTGGGCCATCGACGATGACGCTGTTCAGGATCCTTGCGAAGCTCAAGGGGCTGCGTGGCGGCGTGCTCGATATCTTCGGCCGTACCGAGGAACGCCGCACCGAGCGCGCACTGATCGGCGAGTATCGGTCGCTGGTCGAGGAACTGGCTGGCGGGCTGTCGCAGGCCAATCACGACACCGCGGTCGCGCTGGCGAATCTGCCGGACGATATTCGCGGGTTCGGCCATGTGAAGGAGAACAACCTCGCGGCGGCGCGGGCGCGGTGGGCGAAGTTGCTCGAGCAGTTCCGGCATCCGGAGACGGGACAGCGCGCCGCCTGA
- a CDS encoding NYN domain-containing protein, which produces MTIVPRQGTATLAVLIDADNATPAIVEGLLAEVAKYGVAAVKRIYGDWTKPNLAGWKEKLLSHSIQPIQQFRYTVGKNATDSAMIIDAMDLLYTGRFQGFCIVSSDSDFTRLASRIREQGLTVYGFGERKTPKPFVTACDKFIYSDVLRAEVDVEGVEGVEGVDGAEGAVAPARRRNTGELRQDSRLVRLLQSASKAVSDEDGWSTLGGMGNHIAKQAPEFDSRNYGYGKLSELVAATGLFEVETRNGGNNKTIWVRLKKRNKGGGQDVKPPQRPVPAPASDAAFGVDLDEVDHAPAVPAAAPDFDDEPESDLDLDLTPEPAPVTLTPEVEENAGSASTLIPETVDEGEDEAPRQSRSRGKRTRRPEVTLGDKPWPIDASVFAAPGNTVVSARPETAPVAEPESEPESEPAVAPAIDTPEADEAAPAPARKAPAKRAPRKRAPKKAEGSKKAEG; this is translated from the coding sequence ATGACCATTGTTCCCCGCCAGGGCACCGCGACCCTGGCCGTGCTGATCGACGCCGACAACGCGACGCCCGCCATCGTGGAAGGCCTGCTGGCCGAAGTCGCCAAGTACGGCGTCGCCGCCGTCAAGCGCATCTACGGCGACTGGACCAAGCCCAACCTTGCCGGATGGAAGGAAAAGCTGCTGTCGCACTCGATCCAGCCGATCCAGCAGTTCCGTTACACGGTCGGCAAGAATGCCACCGACAGCGCGATGATCATCGACGCGATGGACCTGCTGTACACGGGCCGCTTCCAGGGCTTCTGCATCGTGTCGTCCGACAGCGACTTCACGCGCCTGGCCTCCCGTATCCGCGAGCAGGGCCTGACGGTCTATGGGTTCGGCGAGCGCAAGACGCCCAAGCCTTTCGTCACGGCCTGCGACAAGTTCATCTACTCGGACGTGCTGCGCGCCGAAGTGGATGTGGAAGGTGTGGAGGGTGTCGAGGGGGTGGACGGCGCCGAGGGCGCGGTGGCACCGGCCCGCCGCCGCAACACGGGCGAACTGCGCCAGGACTCGCGCCTCGTGCGCCTGCTGCAGAGCGCCTCGAAGGCGGTGTCCGACGAGGACGGCTGGTCGACGCTGGGCGGCATGGGCAACCACATCGCCAAGCAGGCGCCCGAATTCGATTCGCGCAACTATGGCTACGGCAAGCTCTCGGAACTCGTGGCGGCCACGGGCCTGTTCGAGGTGGAGACGCGCAACGGCGGCAACAACAAGACGATCTGGGTACGCCTGAAGAAGCGCAACAAGGGTGGCGGACAGGACGTGAAACCGCCGCAGCGCCCCGTACCCGCGCCTGCGTCGGACGCCGCCTTCGGCGTCGATCTGGACGAGGTGGACCACGCGCCGGCCGTACCCGCCGCGGCGCCTGACTTCGACGACGAACCCGAATCGGATCTCGACCTCGACCTTACGCCCGAACCGGCACCGGTCACCCTGACCCCGGAAGTGGAAGAGAACGCGGGCTCGGCATCGACGCTGATTCCGGAAACCGTGGACGAGGGGGAAGACGAGGCACCCCGGCAGTCCCGCTCGCGCGGCAAGCGCACGCGGCGTCCCGAGGTGACCCTCGGCGACAAGCCCTGGCCGATCGACGCATCGGTGTTCGCGGCGCCGGGCAATACGGTGGTATCGGCCAGACCGGAAACCGCGCCGGTGGCCGAGCCCGAATCCGAGCCCGAATCCGAGCCGGCCGTCGCTCCAGCTATCGACACACCGGAAGCGGACGAGGCGGCCCCGGCCCCCGCGAGGAAGGCCCCCGCCAAGCGCGCACCGCGAAAGCGCGCCCCAAAGAAGGCGGAGGGCTCAAAGAAGGCGGAGGGCTAA
- the gspF gene encoding type II secretion system inner membrane protein GspF produces MPAYRYEAADAAGRADRGVIEADSPKQARSQLRARGLTPIIVDPLAGSGMAKRTGGALFVRRLSTQEQALFTRQLASLIVSGLPLDEALGALADQAERQYVHELLAGIRAEVMGGSSLSVALSQHPKDFPDIYRALVSAGEHSGHLGLVLERLATYIETRNTLTSKIRLAFTYPAIVTVVAFAIVIFLLSYVVPQVVSVFANTKQKLPTLTIVMLALSDFVRNWWWAALGVIAVIALIVRSLLRQPDVRLAWHRWLLTAPLMGKLIRGYNTARFASTLAILVSAGVPILRSLQAAGETLTNQALKTNVDDATTRVREGASLARALAAQNQFPPVLVHLIRSGEATGNLPVMLERAATGEGQELERRTLFLTSLLEPLLILTMGVVVLLIVLAVLMPIIEINQLVR; encoded by the coding sequence ATGCCCGCATATCGTTACGAAGCCGCGGACGCCGCCGGACGCGCCGATCGCGGCGTCATCGAGGCCGACAGTCCCAAGCAGGCGCGCAGCCAGCTGCGCGCGCGCGGGCTCACGCCCATCATCGTGGATCCGCTCGCGGGCAGCGGCATGGCCAAGCGGACCGGCGGCGCGCTGTTCGTGCGCCGGCTCAGCACGCAGGAGCAGGCGCTGTTCACGCGGCAGCTGGCCAGCCTGATCGTGTCCGGACTGCCGCTCGACGAAGCGCTCGGCGCGCTCGCCGACCAGGCCGAGCGGCAGTACGTGCACGAACTGCTCGCCGGCATTCGCGCCGAGGTCATGGGCGGCAGTTCGCTGTCCGTGGCGCTGTCCCAGCATCCGAAGGACTTTCCCGATATCTACCGCGCGCTCGTGTCGGCCGGTGAGCATTCGGGGCATCTGGGGCTCGTGCTCGAGCGGCTGGCGACCTATATCGAGACGCGCAACACGCTGACCTCGAAGATCCGGCTCGCGTTCACCTATCCGGCGATCGTCACGGTGGTGGCGTTCGCGATCGTGATCTTCCTGCTGTCGTACGTGGTGCCGCAGGTCGTCAGCGTGTTCGCCAACACCAAGCAGAAGCTGCCGACGCTGACGATCGTCATGCTGGCACTGTCGGACTTCGTGCGGAACTGGTGGTGGGCGGCGCTGGGCGTGATCGCGGTCATCGCGCTGATCGTCCGCAGTCTGCTGCGGCAGCCCGATGTCCGGCTCGCGTGGCATCGCTGGCTGTTGACGGCACCGCTGATGGGCAAGCTGATCCGCGGGTACAACACCGCGCGGTTTGCGAGCACGCTGGCGATTCTCGTATCGGCTGGCGTGCCGATTCTGCGCAGCCTGCAGGCGGCCGGCGAGACGCTGACCAATCAGGCGCTCAAGACCAACGTCGATGATGCGACCACGCGCGTGCGCGAAGGCGCGTCGCTGGCGCGCGCGCTGGCGGCGCAGAACCAGTTTCCGCCCGTGCTCGTGCATCTGATTCGCTCGGGCGAGGCGACCGGCAACCTGCCGGTGATGCTCGAGCGGGCCGCCACCGGCGAGGGGCAGGAGCTCGAGCGGCGGACACTGTTCCTGACCAGCCTGCTCGAACCGCTGTTGATCCTGACGATGGGCGTCGTGGTGCTGCTGATCGTGCTGGCGGTGCTGATGCCGATTATCGAGATCAACCAGCTGGTGCGCTGA